In a single window of the Rutidosis leptorrhynchoides isolate AG116_Rl617_1_P2 unplaced genomic scaffold, CSIRO_AGI_Rlap_v1 contig143, whole genome shotgun sequence genome:
- the LOC139881339 gene encoding protein PLASTID MOVEMENT IMPAIRED 1-like isoform X2 has translation MYQKHTSSTNRRTASLALPRSSVTSIISTDAPKDEGGSRSQSRPRSRRMSLSPFRGRPKLDDGNENKEEQNQQQNVKKLEDKAAAEKKGIWNWKPLRALTHVGMQKLSCLFSVEVVTAQGLPASMNGLWLSICVRKKETKDGAVHTMPSRVVQGAADFEETLFLKCHVYCTPSAGGKQLKFEPRPFLIYLYAVDAEELDFGRSSVDLINLIQESIEKNAEGTRVRQWDTSFDLSGKAKGGELVLKLGFQIMEKEGGIDIYSSQADQGIKSSSSKLKSLSSAFARKQSKTSFSVPSPRMTTRNEFWTPLRSAAAPPDHLQGIDELNLDEEAAPVASSDQKLKEEESKAEDDILDFEVEDKGVEIQDKTEDKGEEEEEKSEDTVEVRSESSEVVKEVVHDPIHLKRLSELDSIAQQLKALESMMGDEKFSRIEEEDSESQKLDEDEETVTMEFLQMLQNEETKKAKLHYAEIPHLHLDSSKDDKSKVYLPDLGKGLGCVVQTKNGGYLASMNPLDTLMDKKDTPKLAMQISKPVVLASKESVNGFELFQKMATVGFEDLSSQILSLMPMDELMEKTAEQIAFEGMASAIIQGRNKEGASSTAARTVAAVKTMAMTASTGRKERISTGIWNVDENPLTVEEILACSLQKIETMAVEALKIQADVAEEDAPFDVSPKDDECDNPLAKVVPLEDWIKSYNPMDKSPITMVVVVQLRDPLRRYEAVGGPMIALVQAKYAGFNVDKNNEDKIYKIASLHVGGLKVRTGRNRNAWDNEKQRLTATQWLVAYGIGKTAKRGKQVFVKGHDLLWSTSSRIVADMWLKSTRNPDVKFAM, from the coding sequence ATGTACCAAAAACATACTTCTTCCACGAACCGAAGAACGGCCTCTCTCGCCCTTCCTCGATCTTCTGTCACTTCTATTATATCCACTGATGCTCCAAAAGATGAAGGAGGATCAAGATCACAGAGTAGACCTCGGTCCAGACGTATGTCCTTGTCTCCATTCCGTGGCAGGCCGAAACTCGACGATGGAAACGAGAACAAGGAAGAACAGAACCAACAACaaaatgttaagaagttggaggACAAGGCGGCGGCCGAAAAGAAAGGGATTTGGAATTGGAAGCCACTTCGAGCACTTACACATGTCGGAATGCAGAAACTCAGCTGTTTGTTCTCTGTTGAAGTGGTAACTGCCCAAGGCCTTCCTGCTTCCATGAACGGACTTTGGCTTTCTATTTGTGTTCGGAAGAAAGAAACCAAAGATGGAGCCGTCCATACTATGCCATCACGGGTAGTACAGGGAGCGGCCGATTTCGAAGAGACGTTATTTCTCAAGTGCCATGTTTACTGCACTCCTTCAGCAGGAGGAAAGCAGCTAAAGTTCGAGCCTAGACCCTTTTTGATTTACTTGTATGCTGTGGATGCAGAAGAGCTCGACTTCGGTAGAAGTTCCGTGGATTTGATCAATCTTATTCAGGAATCCATTGAGAAAAATGCCGAAGGCACTCGAGTTCGGCAATGGGACACGAGTTTCGATCTGTCGGGAAAGGCCAAAGGAGGAGAACTTGTTCTGAAATTGGGGTTTCAGATCATGGAGAAAGAGGGAGGGATCGATATATATAGTAGTCAAGCTGATCAAGGGATTAAATCGAGTTCTAGCAAACTGAAATCTTTATCATCTGCTTTCGCACGTAAGCAATCAAAAACGTCTTTTAGTGTCCCAAGTCCGAGGATGACAACCCGAAACGAGTTCTGGACTCCGTTGAGGTCAGCAGCAGCACCACCGGATCATCTTCAAGGGATTGATGAGTTGAACCTTGATGAAGAAGCTGCCCCAGTAGCTTCCTCTGATCAAAAGTTAAAGGAAGAAGAGTCCAAGGCAGAGGATGATATCCTAGACTTTGAAGTTGAAGATAAAGGAGTTGAAATTCAAGATAAAACGGAGGataaaggagaagaagaagaagaaaaatcagaaGATACAGTTGAGGTTCGGTCAGAATCAAGTGAGGTTGTCAAGGAAGTTGTTCACGACCCGATTCATTTGAAGAGATTATCAGAGCTCGATTCAATTGCCCAGCAGTTAAAAGCACTAGAGTCCATGATGGGAGATGAAAAATTCTCTAGAATAGAGGAGGAAGACTCTGAGTCACAAAAATTGGATGAGGATGAAGAAACTGTGACAATGGAATTCCTCCAAATGCTGCAGAATGAAGAAACCAAAAAAGCGAAACTCCACTACGCAGAGATCCCCCATCTGCATCTTGACAGTTCGAAAGACGATAAATCTAAGGTTTATCTTCCTGATCTTGGAAAAGGTTTAGGGTGTGTGGTCCAAACAAAGAATGGAGGTTACTTAGCTTCCATGAATCCGTTGGATACTTTAATGGACAAGAAAGATACTCCCAAGCTAGCAATGCAGATATCAAAGCCAGTAGTTCTTGCATCGAAGGAATCTGTGAATGGCTTCGAGTTGTTTCAGAAGATGGCAACTGTTGGATTTGAGGATCTAAGCTCTCAGATTCTTTCTCTCATGCCCATGGATGAACTTATGGAAAAAACTGCAGAACAGATCGCTTTCGAAGGCATGGCTTCTGCTATTATCCAAGGAAGAAACAAAGAAGGTGCTAGCTCAACCGCTGCACGTACCGTTGCTGCTGTTAAAACGATGGCGATGACGGCGAGTACTGGAAGGAAAGAGAGAATTTCGACAGGTATTTGGAACGTCGACGAAAATCCATTGACAGTTGAAGAGATTTTAGCTTGCTCATTACAAAAGATTGAGACAATGGCAGTTGAAGCCTTGAAAATTCAGGCAGATGTGGCGGAGGAAGACGCTCCGTTTGATGTTTCTCCAAAGGACGATGAGTGTGATAATCCTTTGGCTAAGGTTGTTCCACTTGAGGATTGGATCAAAAGCTACAACCCAATGGACAAATCACCAATTACGATGGTAGTAGTTGTCCAGCTACGTGACCCACTACGGCGATACGAAGCAGTTGGAGGCCCTATGATTGCTCTTGTACAAGCAAAGTATGCCGGCTTTAATGTCGACAAGAACAATGAGGATAAAATATATAAGATTGCGAGTTTGCATGTCGGAGGCTTGAAAGTACGAACAGGAAGAAATAGGAATGCTTGGGATAATGAGAAGCAAAGACTCACCGCTACACAATGGCTGGTCGCATATGGCATTGGAAAGACAGCTAAAAGGGGAAAACAAGTGTTCGTAAAAGGGCATGATTTACTGTGGAGTACCTCCTCGCGAATCGTAGCCGACATGTGGCTCAAATCGACAAGAAATCCGGATGTGAAGTTTGCAATGTAG
- the LOC139881339 gene encoding protein PLASTID MOVEMENT IMPAIRED 1-like isoform X1 — protein sequence MASSDGKNSNTQLLEELEALSQSMYQKHTSSTNRRTASLALPRSSVTSIISTDAPKDEGGSRSQSRPRSRRMSLSPFRGRPKLDDGNENKEEQNQQQNVKKLEDKAAAEKKGIWNWKPLRALTHVGMQKLSCLFSVEVVTAQGLPASMNGLWLSICVRKKETKDGAVHTMPSRVVQGAADFEETLFLKCHVYCTPSAGGKQLKFEPRPFLIYLYAVDAEELDFGRSSVDLINLIQESIEKNAEGTRVRQWDTSFDLSGKAKGGELVLKLGFQIMEKEGGIDIYSSQADQGIKSSSSKLKSLSSAFARKQSKTSFSVPSPRMTTRNEFWTPLRSAAAPPDHLQGIDELNLDEEAAPVASSDQKLKEEESKAEDDILDFEVEDKGVEIQDKTEDKGEEEEEKSEDTVEVRSESSEVVKEVVHDPIHLKRLSELDSIAQQLKALESMMGDEKFSRIEEEDSESQKLDEDEETVTMEFLQMLQNEETKKAKLHYAEIPHLHLDSSKDDKSKVYLPDLGKGLGCVVQTKNGGYLASMNPLDTLMDKKDTPKLAMQISKPVVLASKESVNGFELFQKMATVGFEDLSSQILSLMPMDELMEKTAEQIAFEGMASAIIQGRNKEGASSTAARTVAAVKTMAMTASTGRKERISTGIWNVDENPLTVEEILACSLQKIETMAVEALKIQADVAEEDAPFDVSPKDDECDNPLAKVVPLEDWIKSYNPMDKSPITMVVVVQLRDPLRRYEAVGGPMIALVQAKYAGFNVDKNNEDKIYKIASLHVGGLKVRTGRNRNAWDNEKQRLTATQWLVAYGIGKTAKRGKQVFVKGHDLLWSTSSRIVADMWLKSTRNPDVKFAM from the coding sequence ATGGCAAGTAGTGATGGGAAGAATTCTAACACTCAGTTGTTGGAAGAGCTTGAAGCACTCAGCCAATCCATGTACCAAAAACATACTTCTTCCACGAACCGAAGAACGGCCTCTCTCGCCCTTCCTCGATCTTCTGTCACTTCTATTATATCCACTGATGCTCCAAAAGATGAAGGAGGATCAAGATCACAGAGTAGACCTCGGTCCAGACGTATGTCCTTGTCTCCATTCCGTGGCAGGCCGAAACTCGACGATGGAAACGAGAACAAGGAAGAACAGAACCAACAACaaaatgttaagaagttggaggACAAGGCGGCGGCCGAAAAGAAAGGGATTTGGAATTGGAAGCCACTTCGAGCACTTACACATGTCGGAATGCAGAAACTCAGCTGTTTGTTCTCTGTTGAAGTGGTAACTGCCCAAGGCCTTCCTGCTTCCATGAACGGACTTTGGCTTTCTATTTGTGTTCGGAAGAAAGAAACCAAAGATGGAGCCGTCCATACTATGCCATCACGGGTAGTACAGGGAGCGGCCGATTTCGAAGAGACGTTATTTCTCAAGTGCCATGTTTACTGCACTCCTTCAGCAGGAGGAAAGCAGCTAAAGTTCGAGCCTAGACCCTTTTTGATTTACTTGTATGCTGTGGATGCAGAAGAGCTCGACTTCGGTAGAAGTTCCGTGGATTTGATCAATCTTATTCAGGAATCCATTGAGAAAAATGCCGAAGGCACTCGAGTTCGGCAATGGGACACGAGTTTCGATCTGTCGGGAAAGGCCAAAGGAGGAGAACTTGTTCTGAAATTGGGGTTTCAGATCATGGAGAAAGAGGGAGGGATCGATATATATAGTAGTCAAGCTGATCAAGGGATTAAATCGAGTTCTAGCAAACTGAAATCTTTATCATCTGCTTTCGCACGTAAGCAATCAAAAACGTCTTTTAGTGTCCCAAGTCCGAGGATGACAACCCGAAACGAGTTCTGGACTCCGTTGAGGTCAGCAGCAGCACCACCGGATCATCTTCAAGGGATTGATGAGTTGAACCTTGATGAAGAAGCTGCCCCAGTAGCTTCCTCTGATCAAAAGTTAAAGGAAGAAGAGTCCAAGGCAGAGGATGATATCCTAGACTTTGAAGTTGAAGATAAAGGAGTTGAAATTCAAGATAAAACGGAGGataaaggagaagaagaagaagaaaaatcagaaGATACAGTTGAGGTTCGGTCAGAATCAAGTGAGGTTGTCAAGGAAGTTGTTCACGACCCGATTCATTTGAAGAGATTATCAGAGCTCGATTCAATTGCCCAGCAGTTAAAAGCACTAGAGTCCATGATGGGAGATGAAAAATTCTCTAGAATAGAGGAGGAAGACTCTGAGTCACAAAAATTGGATGAGGATGAAGAAACTGTGACAATGGAATTCCTCCAAATGCTGCAGAATGAAGAAACCAAAAAAGCGAAACTCCACTACGCAGAGATCCCCCATCTGCATCTTGACAGTTCGAAAGACGATAAATCTAAGGTTTATCTTCCTGATCTTGGAAAAGGTTTAGGGTGTGTGGTCCAAACAAAGAATGGAGGTTACTTAGCTTCCATGAATCCGTTGGATACTTTAATGGACAAGAAAGATACTCCCAAGCTAGCAATGCAGATATCAAAGCCAGTAGTTCTTGCATCGAAGGAATCTGTGAATGGCTTCGAGTTGTTTCAGAAGATGGCAACTGTTGGATTTGAGGATCTAAGCTCTCAGATTCTTTCTCTCATGCCCATGGATGAACTTATGGAAAAAACTGCAGAACAGATCGCTTTCGAAGGCATGGCTTCTGCTATTATCCAAGGAAGAAACAAAGAAGGTGCTAGCTCAACCGCTGCACGTACCGTTGCTGCTGTTAAAACGATGGCGATGACGGCGAGTACTGGAAGGAAAGAGAGAATTTCGACAGGTATTTGGAACGTCGACGAAAATCCATTGACAGTTGAAGAGATTTTAGCTTGCTCATTACAAAAGATTGAGACAATGGCAGTTGAAGCCTTGAAAATTCAGGCAGATGTGGCGGAGGAAGACGCTCCGTTTGATGTTTCTCCAAAGGACGATGAGTGTGATAATCCTTTGGCTAAGGTTGTTCCACTTGAGGATTGGATCAAAAGCTACAACCCAATGGACAAATCACCAATTACGATGGTAGTAGTTGTCCAGCTACGTGACCCACTACGGCGATACGAAGCAGTTGGAGGCCCTATGATTGCTCTTGTACAAGCAAAGTATGCCGGCTTTAATGTCGACAAGAACAATGAGGATAAAATATATAAGATTGCGAGTTTGCATGTCGGAGGCTTGAAAGTACGAACAGGAAGAAATAGGAATGCTTGGGATAATGAGAAGCAAAGACTCACCGCTACACAATGGCTGGTCGCATATGGCATTGGAAAGACAGCTAAAAGGGGAAAACAAGTGTTCGTAAAAGGGCATGATTTACTGTGGAGTACCTCCTCGCGAATCGTAGCCGACATGTGGCTCAAATCGACAAGAAATCCGGATGTGAAGTTTGCAATGTAG
- the LOC139881344 gene encoding uncharacterized protein, producing the protein MLRWTSGLTLRDKVRNETIKSELNVAPIDEKIREGRLRWFGHVRRRPREAPVRKGEDIDIGTERRWRPRLTWKRVVRKDLEILGISENLVDERGEWRRSIKRR; encoded by the coding sequence ATGTTAAGGTGGACGAGTGGACTTACTCTAAGGGATAAAGTCCGAAATGAGACTATAAAGAGCGAATTAAACGTTGCACCTATAGACGAAAAGATAAGAGAGGGTAGACTTAGGTGGTTTGGACATGTGAGGCGTAGACCTAGAGAAGCTCCAGTTCGAAAAGGTGAGGACATAGATATAGGAACAGAGAGGAGATGGAGACCTAGACTCACGTGGAAGAGGGTAGTTAGAAAGGATTTAGAAATTTTAGGTATTTCAGAAAACTTAGTAGACGAGAGAGGAGAATGGCGCCGTAGTATCAAACGTAGATGA